In a single window of the Niabella ginsenosidivorans genome:
- a CDS encoding DUF1684 domain-containing protein, which translates to MKKEILIFLFTLIAGAAAAQTTYRDSLERFLKNYVKEHQVVPEVDKKYFRFFPVDEQYRVVADFTPATDTAWFEIPTSSGKNKKYRAYGRLHFSINGQQLELTVYQSHFLMQYNQYWNYLFLPFKDATNGKETYETGRYLDLKTTDIKNNRLTLDFNKAYNPYCAYVATGYSCPVPPKENHLPVAIKAGEQKFAKPHR; encoded by the coding sequence ATGAAAAAAGAGATCCTGATTTTTCTTTTTACCCTTATAGCAGGTGCTGCTGCCGCGCAAACCACCTACAGAGACAGCCTGGAGCGTTTTTTGAAAAACTACGTAAAAGAGCACCAGGTGGTTCCGGAAGTGGATAAAAAGTATTTTCGCTTTTTTCCTGTTGATGAACAATACCGGGTTGTTGCAGATTTTACGCCCGCTACAGATACAGCCTGGTTTGAGATACCTACATCAAGCGGAAAAAATAAAAAATACAGGGCCTATGGCCGCCTGCATTTTTCCATAAACGGGCAACAGCTGGAACTGACAGTATACCAGTCTCACTTCCTGATGCAATACAATCAATACTGGAATTATTTGTTCCTGCCGTTTAAAGATGCTACCAATGGAAAAGAGACCTATGAAACAGGCCGTTACTTAGACCTTAAAACAACGGATATTAAAAATAACAGGCTCACGCTCGATTTTAATAAGGCCTATAATCCTTACTGTGCTTATGTTGCAACCGGCTATAGCTGTCCTGTACCACCAAAGGAAAATCATTTACCGGTTGCCATAAAAGCCGGTGAGCAAAAATTTGCAAAACCGCACCGGTAA
- a CDS encoding SDR family oxidoreductase: MKVLVTGSNGLVGSYVVKQLLEEGDAVFASSRSADLSGFKSSGYHFIQCNFTDPYAVHTAFERIRPDVVVHSGAMSKPDDCERNQAEAYETNMAGTVQLLLNAADYKSFFIFLSTDFIFNGKEGMHKEEDAPDPLSYYGKTKREAEEAVMEYEYGWAIVRTVFVYGKPLYGRDCFLNMIAKKLQNNEPFRIVNDQERTPTFAEDLAKGISAIINKRATGIFHLSGEEVVTPYQMAMAVAGFMNIQSHRLKPVSTAELNELARRPLKSGLDVTKAKKELGYVPVSFKEGLKRTLAG, from the coding sequence ATGAAAGTCTTAGTAACAGGATCAAACGGGTTGGTAGGCAGCTATGTGGTTAAACAATTGCTGGAAGAAGGGGATGCCGTTTTTGCCTCCTCCAGGTCGGCAGATCTTTCCGGTTTTAAAAGCTCCGGTTATCATTTTATACAATGCAACTTTACGGATCCTTATGCCGTGCATACCGCATTTGAACGCATCCGGCCGGATGTTGTAGTACATTCCGGCGCTATGAGCAAACCGGATGATTGCGAAAGGAACCAGGCGGAGGCCTATGAAACCAATATGGCCGGCACGGTACAACTGTTGCTGAACGCGGCGGATTATAAAAGCTTTTTTATTTTCCTGTCTACTGATTTTATTTTTAACGGGAAGGAAGGGATGCATAAGGAAGAAGATGCTCCTGATCCGCTGAGCTATTATGGAAAAACCAAGCGGGAGGCAGAGGAGGCTGTTATGGAATATGAATATGGCTGGGCCATCGTCAGGACGGTTTTTGTTTATGGAAAACCTTTGTATGGAAGGGATTGCTTTCTTAACATGATAGCAAAAAAGTTACAAAATAATGAACCCTTCCGTATTGTGAATGACCAGGAGCGCACCCCTACTTTTGCGGAAGACCTTGCAAAAGGGATCAGCGCTATTATCAATAAAAGAGCCACCGGCATTTTCCATTTAAGCGGGGAAGAGGTTGTAACCCCTTACCAGATGGCAATGGCTGTAGCCGGTTTTATGAATATACAATCGCACCGGTTAAAGCCGGTGAGTACGGCTGAACTGAATGAGCTTGCCCGCCGGCCCCTGAAAAGCGGCCTTGATGTTACAAAGGCAAAAAAAGAGCTGGGCTATGTGCCTGTTTCCTTTAAAGAGGGGCTGAAACGTACCCTGGCCGGGTAA
- a CDS encoding sigma-70 family RNA polymerase sigma factor, with protein sequence MRQLKIATQITNRDSQAVEKYLQEISKISMITPEEETTLAQKIKMGDQRALDKLVQANLRFVVSVAKQYQHQGLSLSDLINEGNLGLIKAAQRFDETKGFKFISYAVWWIRQSILQALAEQGRLVRLPQNKIGTYNKANKAYMAFEQEHEREPSTEELSELLEMSETEINNIFQSNTRHTSLDAPVHEAEDVAMGDLLEGGSDTDDDVMKDSLRNEIRRVLKSLSPREAEIVNAYFGLDGENGVTIEQIGQKYDLTKERIRQIKERAIKRLQKARYSSALKSYLG encoded by the coding sequence ATGCGTCAGCTAAAAATTGCTACACAAATTACTAACCGCGATTCCCAGGCGGTGGAAAAGTACCTTCAGGAGATCTCTAAGATCTCTATGATCACGCCTGAGGAAGAAACCACTCTTGCTCAAAAAATTAAAATGGGCGATCAGCGGGCGCTGGATAAGCTGGTTCAGGCAAACCTGCGTTTCGTTGTGTCTGTAGCAAAGCAATATCAGCATCAGGGGCTTTCTCTTAGTGATCTGATCAATGAAGGAAATCTGGGCCTTATCAAAGCCGCTCAGCGCTTTGATGAAACAAAGGGGTTCAAATTTATTTCCTATGCCGTATGGTGGATCCGCCAATCCATTTTACAGGCTTTGGCAGAGCAGGGCAGGCTGGTACGTTTACCACAGAATAAGATCGGAACCTATAACAAGGCCAACAAGGCCTATATGGCGTTTGAACAGGAGCATGAAAGGGAACCTTCTACAGAAGAGTTGTCTGAGCTTCTGGAAATGAGTGAGACCGAGATCAATAATATTTTCCAAAGCAATACCCGCCATACCTCCTTGGATGCACCGGTTCATGAAGCCGAAGACGTGGCCATGGGTGATCTGCTGGAAGGGGGCTCTGATACGGATGATGACGTAATGAAAGATTCATTGCGCAACGAGATTCGCAGGGTACTGAAATCGCTTTCTCCACGGGAGGCTGAAATTGTAAATGCTTATTTTGGGCTGGATGGCGAAAATGGGGTTACCATTGAGCAGATTGGCCAGAAATATGACCTGACAAAAGAGCGCATCCGCCAGATCAAGGAAAGAGCCATCAAACGCTTACAAAAAGCACGCTACAGCAGCGCCTTAAAATCCTATCTGGGATAG